In one window of Thermococcus sp. DNA:
- a CDS encoding geranylgeranylglyceryl/heptaprenylglyceryl phosphate synthase, producing MLEIGKVERYIHDKLKREKLHFVLLDPDDVEPETAGRIAEMGEEIGVDAIMVGGSTGAEGEVLDSVVKAIKESSSLPIILFPGSHGGISKYADAIFFMSLLNSRNPFFITGAQALGAFQVKRYGIEPIPMAYLIVEPGETVGWVGDAKPIPRHKPKIAAAYALAGQYLGMRLVYLEAGSGASKPVPPEMIALVKKVIDVPLIVGGGIRTEEQARKAVKAGADIVVTGTAIEKAGSLQKAREKLEELNRGIKSVRPL from the coding sequence ATGCTCGAAATCGGCAAGGTTGAACGCTACATCCACGATAAGCTCAAAAGGGAGAAGCTCCACTTCGTTCTCCTCGATCCTGACGATGTCGAGCCCGAAACTGCCGGAAGGATAGCGGAGATGGGTGAGGAAATCGGCGTCGATGCGATAATGGTCGGCGGTTCGACCGGGGCGGAGGGGGAAGTCCTGGATAGCGTCGTTAAGGCCATCAAGGAGTCCTCATCACTGCCCATAATACTCTTCCCGGGCTCACACGGAGGGATAAGCAAGTATGCCGACGCGATATTCTTCATGAGCCTCCTCAACTCAAGGAACCCCTTCTTCATCACCGGGGCCCAGGCACTCGGTGCCTTCCAGGTTAAGCGCTACGGCATAGAGCCAATCCCCATGGCTTATCTCATAGTCGAGCCGGGGGAAACGGTCGGATGGGTCGGCGATGCAAAGCCAATCCCGAGGCACAAGCCGAAGATTGCAGCTGCCTACGCACTGGCCGGCCAGTACCTCGGCATGAGGCTCGTTTACCTCGAAGCTGGAAGCGGGGCAAGCAAGCCGGTTCCGCCCGAGATGATAGCGCTCGTGAAAAAGGTCATAGACGTTCCCCTCATAGTCGGAGGGGGAATAAGGACCGAGGAGCAGGCGAGAAAGGCCGTTAAAGCCGGTGCCGATATAGTGGTTACAGGGACGGCAATAGAGAAGGCCGGTTCCCTCCAGAAAGCCAGGGAAAAGCTGGAAGAGCTGAACAGAGGGATAAAGAGCGTCAGGCCTCTGTGA
- a CDS encoding type II toxin-antitoxin system VapC family toxin: protein MSGEERGFVIDTNVIVGAFFYGSDYPQLRGSKSILSKCRLVLKLVRGKNVAVPRVAVVESISVVKRISGDRELAIRLGNAIENSFEVVPEEMFYKVAKDIASDTSPSGFDTYFLALSKSREYRLVTRDRALCTHARRVNVECLLIDESIGESEINAFMGG from the coding sequence ATGTCAGGGGAAGAAAGAGGGTTCGTTATTGACACTAATGTCATTGTGGGAGCGTTCTTCTATGGCTCGGATTACCCTCAGCTTAGAGGGTCAAAGAGCATTCTCTCGAAATGCAGGCTTGTCCTTAAGTTGGTTCGCGGGAAGAATGTAGCTGTACCCCGGGTTGCAGTCGTGGAGTCTATCAGCGTTGTGAAAAGGATAAGTGGCGATAGGGAACTTGCAATAAGGCTTGGAAATGCCATTGAGAACTCCTTTGAAGTCGTTCCAGAAGAAATGTTCTATAAGGTTGCCAAAGACATTGCATCGGATACTTCTCCTTCAGGATTCGACACCTATTTTCTGGCACTTTCAAAAAGCCGGGAGTACCGTTTAGTAACCCGCGACAGGGCACTCTGCACTCATGCCCGTAGAGTAAACGTTGAATGCCTCCTAATAGACGAATCGATTGGTGAGAGTGAGATAAATGCTTTCATGGGGGGGTAA
- a CDS encoding antitoxin family protein — MGTVIEAIYDGESFRPLRKVKLPKGTKVKVLIGETIWDMMNEIEGIEVKVNIGDVFEDVRGRKRVRY; from the coding sequence ATGGGAACCGTGATCGAGGCAATTTATGACGGGGAATCCTTCAGGCCCCTCAGAAAGGTCAAACTTCCAAAGGGTACCAAGGTGAAAGTCCTCATAGGGGAGACCATATGGGATATGATGAACGAAATTGAGGGCATAGAAGTCAAGGTTAACATAGGGGATGTGTTCGAAGATGTCAGGGGAAGAAAGAGGGTTCGTTATTGA
- a CDS encoding DUF123 domain-containing protein, whose amino-acid sequence MKGSYFLVIRLKDGRTIRTKAREFPLKAGYYVYVGSAMNSLEKRVRRHFSKEKKLHWHIDYLLKEAELLRAYLIPSGERLEEKLSLEVSRFGEPVEGFGASDIKASTNLYRFEKEPDWILVEILRRLGLEWKRVKSVEDIENPR is encoded by the coding sequence ATGAAGGGCTCTTACTTCCTCGTCATACGTCTCAAAGATGGCCGGACGATAAGGACGAAGGCCAGGGAGTTTCCGCTCAAGGCCGGCTACTACGTCTACGTCGGCTCCGCCATGAACTCCCTTGAAAAGAGAGTTAGAAGGCACTTCTCGAAGGAGAAAAAGCTCCACTGGCACATAGACTACCTCCTGAAGGAGGCGGAGCTTTTGAGGGCCTACCTGATTCCGAGCGGGGAGAGGCTTGAGGAGAAGCTTTCACTTGAAGTTTCCCGCTTTGGAGAGCCGGTTGAGGGCTTCGGAGCCAGCGATATCAAGGCCAGCACAAACCTCTATCGCTTTGAGAAGGAACCGGACTGGATTTTGGTTGAAATCCTTAGGAGACTCGGCCTGGAGTGGAAAAGGGTTAAAAGTGTGGAGGATATAGAAAACCCAAGGTGA
- a CDS encoding DUF2095 family protein: MVEKKKRPVDEFAWQEYDREEFEKTFPALSRELEEGGLPIEAYRASEEEGEAEAEPMDFSGYEPTVIDFLRRCETDEEALEIINWMEERGEITHEMAKELRITLVKKGVRAFGPKKEWGWYERHGRH; this comes from the coding sequence ATGGTGGAGAAGAAGAAACGGCCCGTGGATGAGTTCGCTTGGCAGGAGTACGATAGGGAGGAGTTCGAGAAGACTTTCCCTGCCCTTTCAAGGGAGCTTGAGGAGGGAGGGCTACCAATAGAGGCCTACCGTGCCAGCGAGGAAGAGGGGGAAGCCGAGGCCGAGCCGATGGACTTCTCCGGCTATGAGCCGACCGTGATAGACTTCCTCAGGCGCTGTGAGACCGACGAGGAGGCCCTTGAGATAATCAACTGGATGGAGGAGAGGGGAGAGATAACCCACGAGATGGCAAAGGAGCTCAGGATTACGCTGGTTAAGAAGGGCGTTAGGGCCTTCGGGCCAAAGAAAGAGTGGGGCTGGTACGAGAGGCACGGGAGGCACTGA
- the trmY gene encoding tRNA (pseudouridine(54)-N(1))-methyltransferase TrmY, protein MRTFIIKASKAHTSPDFSLDDLPGTSGRIDVLCRFLNSAFLLSHGFRRDVRVWLLLYGPPNPPKAIRFEGGRLRARLNPDERSTAKLIMRALETAKALRRPSKELEVLPGLYVSNMTFEDVVRRTVKESGLFYLHEKGKPIEEVSFPQNVAFVLGDHEGLPEEDERFLEGIAEKISVGRKSYLASHVVAFVNIFLDSLTPRP, encoded by the coding sequence TTGAGAACCTTCATAATAAAGGCCTCGAAAGCCCATACTTCGCCGGACTTCAGTTTGGACGACCTTCCCGGGACGAGCGGGAGGATAGACGTGCTCTGCAGGTTTTTGAACAGCGCATTCCTTCTCTCTCACGGGTTCAGAAGGGACGTGAGGGTTTGGTTGCTTCTCTACGGTCCCCCGAATCCGCCGAAGGCGATACGGTTTGAGGGGGGAAGACTTAGAGCCAGGCTCAACCCGGACGAGAGGAGCACGGCGAAACTGATAATGAGGGCCCTTGAAACCGCTAAGGCCCTCAGGAGGCCGAGTAAAGAGCTCGAAGTCCTCCCGGGGCTGTACGTCAGCAACATGACGTTCGAGGACGTCGTGAGAAGAACCGTGAAGGAGTCTGGACTCTTCTACCTCCACGAGAAGGGGAAGCCGATTGAAGAGGTGAGCTTCCCTCAGAACGTGGCCTTCGTCCTCGGCGACCACGAAGGGCTTCCTGAGGAGGACGAGAGGTTTCTTGAGGGGATAGCGGAAAAAATAAGCGTGGGAAGGAAGAGCTACCTTGCCTCGCACGTCGTTGCCTTCGTCAACATATTCCTGGACTCGCTCACTCCTCGGCCTTGA
- a CDS encoding single- stranded DNA-binding family protein: MRLSTGYVRASGYAYKVRRVLFALTKGKVDPKEVVRAAGELNQKIFEKFQEMGVAKEDVVRITVDFDISDGQIVWDYDSLKVEVYKKSEEERLAKAMEEVEERERELEEKVRAIEELSLNIKKLVDELIERIEELKQEHTSLKLKAEE, encoded by the coding sequence ATGAGGCTGAGCACCGGCTACGTCCGGGCAAGTGGCTACGCCTACAAGGTTAGGCGCGTTTTGTTTGCCCTGACGAAGGGGAAGGTCGACCCGAAGGAAGTTGTCAGGGCCGCGGGTGAGCTCAACCAGAAAATCTTTGAGAAGTTCCAGGAGATGGGCGTTGCCAAGGAGGACGTCGTCAGGATAACCGTTGACTTTGATATCTCCGACGGCCAGATAGTCTGGGACTACGACTCCCTAAAGGTTGAGGTCTACAAGAAGTCCGAAGAGGAGAGGCTCGCAAAGGCCATGGAGGAGGTCGAGGAAAGGGAGAGGGAGCTTGAGGAAAAGGTCAGGGCCATTGAGGAGCTCTCACTCAACATCAAGAAGCTGGTCGACGAGCTCATCGAGAGGATTGAGGAGCTCAAGCAGGAGCACACCTCACTGAAGCTCAAGGCCGAGGAGTGA
- a CDS encoding adenylate kinase, translated as MNILIFGPPGSGKSTHSRRIVERYGLTYISSGDIIREEIRRGSELGREMERYLANGQLIPDTIVNALVISRLRRQRDNFILDGYPRTPGQVIAFENYLYDHGIKLDLALEIFISEEESVERISGRLICPNCGAVYHVRYNPPKVPGICDVCGSRLVRREDDMPEVARRRYRTYIKNMGPIIKFYRSRGIYVRVDGEGSIEEVWKRIRPLLDYISGRGRFSGGSSVP; from the coding sequence GTGAACATACTTATATTCGGACCCCCAGGGAGCGGTAAGTCAACGCATTCCCGCAGGATAGTCGAGCGCTACGGCCTGACCTACATCTCCTCCGGCGATATAATCAGGGAGGAGATAAGGCGGGGGAGTGAACTTGGGAGGGAGATGGAGAGGTATCTGGCCAACGGACAGCTGATACCCGACACGATAGTGAACGCACTCGTCATATCGAGGCTCAGACGGCAGAGGGACAACTTTATCCTCGACGGTTACCCAAGAACTCCGGGACAGGTGATAGCCTTCGAGAACTACCTCTACGACCACGGCATAAAGCTCGACCTAGCACTTGAGATTTTCATAAGCGAGGAGGAGAGCGTCGAGAGGATAAGCGGGAGGCTCATATGCCCCAACTGCGGTGCAGTTTACCACGTCCGCTACAATCCCCCCAAGGTTCCGGGGATTTGTGATGTCTGTGGCTCAAGACTCGTAAGGCGTGAGGATGACATGCCCGAGGTCGCAAGGCGGAGGTACCGAACGTACATCAAGAACATGGGGCCGATTATAAAGTTCTACAGGTCAAGGGGAATATACGTGAGGGTTGATGGCGAGGGAAGTATTGAGGAGGTCTGGAAGAGAATACGTCCCCTCCTCGACTACATCAGCGGGAGGGGCCGTTTCTCAGGCGGTTCATCAGTTCCCTGA
- a CDS encoding ParB/RepB/Spo0J family partition protein — protein MRDLSAPRLITREEALRRAEKIAREYRALYGIEFKLERKFVPLGSLVPTQAQLNEAKLLVVLQEIKHGYDAPITVIPYGGRYYIIDGHHRAFALWKLGFKEVEAVILRPKKPFVPGVVKTAEKSGLKSLADVKIVRD, from the coding sequence GTGAGAGACTTGAGCGCTCCGAGGCTCATAACTCGTGAGGAAGCCCTGAGGAGGGCCGAGAAAATAGCCCGGGAGTACCGGGCACTCTACGGTATTGAGTTCAAGCTTGAGAGGAAGTTCGTCCCCCTCGGTTCCCTCGTCCCAACTCAGGCCCAGCTCAACGAGGCCAAGCTCCTCGTGGTTCTCCAGGAGATAAAGCACGGCTACGACGCTCCCATAACAGTCATCCCCTACGGGGGAAGGTACTACATCATAGACGGCCACCACAGGGCCTTTGCCCTCTGGAAGCTCGGCTTTAAGGAAGTCGAGGCAGTCATACTGAGGCCAAAGAAGCCTTTTGTTCCGGGGGTAGTTAAAACTGCCGAGAAGAGCGGGCTTAAAAGCTTGGCGGACGTAAAAATAGTCAGGGATTAG
- a CDS encoding STT3 domain-containing protein, producing the protein MKTDVKKKRKKKKGPGLSKAYVYARDYGLPLVALIFAYIGFKIRNVTSAYRTFLDPDTFFHFEMYRQAISQWVPKYYAYAYPPSGIKAEGYLGLYTMQALFYKVTHALFGTDVLGAFKLWPPFVGAMIVIAVYLIGWKLHSNWAGFWGAAMIMFSTSNITKTYSGNNRGEGPFMMFFLFAVFFLLVYLDEKRWNWKKIAGAILFLLLSPIYMGVWNGSQLGVMVLLTLGGLYAIGVFIAGRIGQLERFTKEYLSILGVSILLGLAVSRTGFVGIGKFLVFAFEAYLALLVLVAIMLYGRKLGLNYSDKLHRLGAVTAVLVIGFLAFYGYFGRDLFRFLGQATQSTPLYQTVAELAKTKWSQIAPYFSVKASDGLVFFMALAGFFLVLLKVTKKLKSGAYDWYKETFIIVYYLATVYLLLNAIRFSFQASGPVAILAGILIGEAFVLVEGMKESAGTKALYAIFLILLFIPMPYVGASYAMTQQKNSMAYYRFINPKMPGSVPESWTDALFWIANHSGPYDTVMSWWDYGYWEESSLLSHRRAVSDGGHAYDRRYIIARFFSGTNEKAEVDLEAWEDRYVITFLDPFDRQSDFGKFGAIAYLGGAINYGEYRSNAMFGYVQSDQMAVKNDTVLVKFGNAVYEPYLTIDLTKGKIYHGKRGVIPYVLYITPYGGILAYNKIAFSDYVRLALALPFSLNQWDAQKLFANFKLVYTAYNGYLERNYGAKVPSVRVYEFRPFGVYRIDVLENKTWVSIYSTLSGGKLPVGEHEFRLWISAFGRDVKDGKLVFEAYNGTKLVERKVVVENLNLNHLNETPVTFKLNVPNATKYRLVLIQQGPVGVTNGPVYVNGKMVRPNEVLKPGESGTIKLTEAFDRAYENVQFALRGVLYYYVAPNGTDIYKKSFYLEPHMEIVGYVPVKTLSVKKGDNVVEGKATLPADFFDKYIEKLYKKYGKDKVVIVSKRVEPVFLTEKAYVIWEG; encoded by the coding sequence ATGAAAACGGATGTCAAGAAGAAAAGGAAGAAAAAGAAGGGGCCGGGCCTTTCGAAGGCCTACGTCTACGCCCGCGACTACGGCCTGCCCCTTGTGGCACTCATATTCGCCTACATAGGCTTCAAAATAAGGAACGTAACCTCCGCCTACAGGACGTTCCTCGATCCGGATACTTTCTTCCACTTCGAGATGTACAGGCAGGCGATAAGCCAGTGGGTTCCGAAGTATTACGCCTACGCCTACCCTCCGAGTGGCATAAAGGCCGAGGGCTACCTTGGTCTTTACACTATGCAGGCCCTCTTCTACAAAGTCACCCACGCGCTCTTCGGCACCGATGTCCTAGGGGCCTTCAAGCTCTGGCCTCCCTTCGTCGGTGCGATGATAGTCATAGCAGTCTATCTGATAGGCTGGAAGCTCCACTCCAACTGGGCCGGCTTCTGGGGGGCGGCAATGATAATGTTCTCGACCTCCAACATAACGAAGACCTACTCGGGGAACAACCGTGGTGAAGGGCCCTTCATGATGTTCTTCCTCTTCGCGGTGTTCTTCCTCCTCGTTTACCTCGACGAGAAGAGGTGGAACTGGAAGAAGATAGCCGGTGCTATACTGTTCCTCCTCCTCAGTCCAATCTACATGGGCGTCTGGAACGGTAGCCAGCTCGGCGTCATGGTGCTCCTAACCCTTGGAGGCCTCTACGCGATAGGAGTCTTCATAGCGGGCAGGATAGGCCAGCTTGAGAGGTTCACGAAGGAGTATCTCTCCATTCTAGGAGTTTCGATACTCCTAGGACTGGCCGTGAGCAGAACCGGGTTCGTGGGAATCGGAAAATTCCTCGTCTTCGCCTTTGAAGCTTATCTGGCGCTCCTTGTCCTCGTTGCAATAATGCTCTACGGCAGGAAGCTCGGCCTGAACTACTCGGACAAGCTCCACAGGCTCGGAGCCGTAACCGCTGTCCTCGTCATCGGCTTTCTGGCGTTCTACGGCTACTTCGGCAGGGACCTCTTCAGGTTCCTCGGTCAGGCAACCCAGTCCACTCCACTCTACCAGACGGTCGCTGAGCTTGCAAAAACCAAGTGGAGTCAGATTGCGCCTTACTTCAGCGTCAAGGCCAGCGACGGGCTTGTCTTCTTCATGGCCCTTGCCGGTTTCTTCCTCGTTCTTCTCAAGGTGACGAAGAAGCTCAAGAGCGGTGCCTACGACTGGTACAAGGAGACCTTCATAATCGTCTACTACCTCGCGACCGTTTACCTGCTCCTCAACGCCATCCGTTTCTCCTTCCAGGCCTCGGGACCTGTGGCGATACTGGCCGGAATACTCATCGGAGAGGCCTTCGTCCTCGTCGAGGGCATGAAGGAGAGCGCCGGAACAAAGGCCCTCTATGCAATCTTCCTCATACTCCTCTTCATCCCAATGCCCTACGTCGGGGCAAGCTACGCGATGACGCAGCAGAAAAACTCAATGGCCTACTACCGCTTCATAAACCCCAAGATGCCCGGTAGCGTCCCCGAGAGCTGGACGGACGCACTCTTCTGGATAGCGAACCACAGCGGGCCCTACGATACCGTGATGAGCTGGTGGGACTACGGCTACTGGGAGGAGTCCAGTTTGCTGAGCCACAGAAGGGCGGTAAGCGACGGTGGCCACGCCTACGACAGGAGGTACATAATAGCCCGCTTCTTCTCCGGAACCAACGAGAAGGCGGAAGTTGACCTTGAGGCGTGGGAAGACAGATATGTAATCACCTTCCTCGACCCCTTCGACAGGCAGAGCGACTTCGGGAAGTTCGGGGCCATAGCCTACCTCGGCGGTGCGATAAACTACGGCGAGTACAGGAGCAACGCCATGTTCGGCTACGTCCAGAGCGACCAGATGGCGGTTAAGAACGACACCGTTCTGGTCAAGTTTGGAAACGCCGTCTACGAGCCATACCTGACCATAGACCTGACAAAGGGCAAGATATACCACGGAAAGCGCGGGGTCATCCCCTACGTCCTCTACATAACCCCCTACGGTGGCATACTGGCCTACAACAAAATCGCCTTCAGCGACTACGTCAGGCTCGCACTGGCCCTCCCCTTCTCGCTCAACCAGTGGGATGCCCAGAAGCTCTTCGCCAACTTCAAGCTGGTTTATACAGCCTACAACGGCTACCTTGAGAGAAACTACGGGGCCAAAGTGCCGAGCGTCAGGGTTTACGAGTTCAGGCCCTTCGGAGTTTACCGGATAGACGTGCTGGAGAATAAGACGTGGGTCTCGATATACAGCACCCTCTCCGGCGGGAAACTGCCCGTTGGAGAGCACGAGTTCCGCCTCTGGATTTCAGCGTTCGGCAGGGACGTAAAGGACGGAAAGCTTGTCTTCGAGGCCTACAACGGCACCAAGCTGGTCGAGAGAAAGGTCGTTGTCGAAAACCTCAACCTGAACCACCTCAACGAGACGCCGGTGACCTTTAAGCTCAACGTCCCCAACGCCACCAAGTACCGCCTCGTCCTCATCCAGCAGGGCCCGGTCGGGGTCACCAACGGCCCGGTCTATGTGAACGGAAAGATGGTGAGGCCCAACGAGGTTCTGAAGCCCGGGGAGAGCGGAACGATAAAGCTGACCGAGGCCTTTGACAGGGCCTACGAGAACGTCCAGTTCGCCCTTAGGGGGGTGCTCTACTACTACGTTGCACCAAACGGCACGGACATCTACAAGAAGAGCTTCTACCTCGAACCGCACATGGAAATCGTCGGCTACGTCCCCGTGAAAACGCTCTCGGTTAAGAAGGGCGACAACGTGGTTGAAGGGAAGGCCACCCTCCCGGCGGACTTCTTCGACAAGTACATAGAGAAGCTCTACAAGAAGTACGGCAAGGACAAGGTAGTGATAGTGAGCAAGAGGGTCGAGCCTGTGTTCCTGACGGAAAAGGCCTACGTAATCTGGGAGGGCTGA
- the glmS gene encoding glutamine--fructose-6-phosphate transaminase (isomerizing), whose product MCGIIGYIGDRPAAEVIIKGLKRLEYRGYDSVGIVTEENGILHILKGAGKIDEVVERLALHRMPGKRGVGHTRWATHGVPNDINAHPQRDCTGKLALVHNGIIENFSELKEELIKKGHSFESDTDTEVIAHLIEEELKSGESFEKALRKALLKLKGSFALGIIYTEEPDRLYFVRNESPLVLGIGNGEMFAASDVPAFLEYTNRVVFLDDMEYAVVTKDSWIVKNLITGEPVKKEVREISWTLEMAEKAGFPHFMLKEIFEQPRALRDAIHGNVEAVKLVAREIANYDKVYFVAMGTSYHAALAGKYLFQRLAKKVPVVEEASEFRYEFEELVDERTLLIAITQSGETADTLAAMKLAKRKGAKVLAIVNVVGSMATRIADLTLYTHAGPEIGVAATKTYTTQLAVLTMLAIELARILGTADEDYLKKLESELRGVPDRVEEVLGLSDSLRELAENLKDRRDFFYIGRSIGLPTALEGALKLKEISYIHAEGLSAGELKHGPLALIEENVPVVAIAPSGKTLDKTMSNIEEARARGAFVVSLGDSEKLRKVSDVFIEMPKLDELLSPIPYIVPLQLLAYHLAVLRGNDPDKPRNLAKSVTVE is encoded by the coding sequence ATGTGCGGTATCATCGGTTACATAGGTGACAGGCCCGCGGCGGAAGTTATAATTAAGGGCCTGAAGAGGCTTGAGTACAGAGGATATGACTCGGTTGGAATTGTAACGGAGGAAAACGGCATCCTCCACATACTCAAGGGAGCCGGAAAGATAGACGAGGTCGTTGAGAGGCTTGCGCTTCACAGGATGCCCGGAAAGCGCGGCGTCGGCCACACCCGCTGGGCCACCCACGGTGTTCCGAACGATATAAACGCCCACCCCCAGAGGGACTGCACCGGAAAGCTGGCCCTCGTTCACAACGGCATCATCGAGAACTTCTCCGAGCTCAAGGAGGAACTGATAAAGAAGGGACACTCCTTCGAGAGCGACACCGATACCGAGGTGATAGCCCACCTCATAGAGGAGGAACTGAAATCCGGGGAAAGCTTTGAGAAAGCCCTGCGGAAGGCGCTTTTAAAGCTGAAGGGCTCCTTCGCGCTCGGGATAATATACACTGAAGAACCCGACAGGCTTTACTTCGTGAGGAACGAGAGTCCTCTAGTCCTCGGCATAGGTAACGGGGAGATGTTCGCCGCGAGCGACGTTCCGGCATTCCTCGAATACACCAACAGGGTCGTTTTCCTCGACGATATGGAGTACGCGGTCGTCACAAAGGATTCTTGGATCGTTAAGAATCTCATCACCGGAGAACCTGTGAAAAAAGAAGTCAGGGAGATAAGCTGGACCCTTGAGATGGCCGAGAAAGCTGGCTTCCCGCACTTCATGCTCAAAGAGATATTCGAGCAACCGAGGGCACTGAGGGATGCCATACACGGGAACGTCGAGGCCGTAAAGCTTGTTGCCAGAGAGATAGCGAACTACGACAAGGTCTACTTCGTTGCCATGGGGACTTCCTACCACGCGGCTCTGGCCGGGAAGTACCTCTTCCAGCGCCTCGCCAAGAAGGTTCCCGTCGTGGAGGAGGCCAGCGAGTTCCGCTACGAGTTCGAGGAGCTCGTTGACGAAAGAACTCTCCTCATAGCGATAACCCAGAGCGGTGAAACCGCGGATACGCTCGCGGCGATGAAGCTCGCGAAGAGAAAGGGGGCGAAGGTTCTGGCAATAGTCAACGTGGTTGGCAGTATGGCCACGAGGATAGCTGACCTGACCCTCTACACCCACGCCGGGCCTGAAATTGGAGTGGCAGCTACCAAAACCTACACGACCCAGCTGGCCGTTCTGACGATGCTCGCCATAGAACTCGCCCGCATCCTCGGGACGGCTGACGAGGATTACCTCAAGAAACTTGAAAGTGAGCTCAGGGGGGTACCCGATAGAGTTGAGGAGGTACTGGGCCTCAGCGATTCCCTCAGGGAGCTCGCCGAGAACCTGAAGGACAGAAGGGACTTCTTCTACATAGGGAGGAGCATAGGCCTTCCAACGGCCCTTGAGGGGGCTCTGAAGCTCAAGGAGATAAGCTACATCCACGCCGAGGGCCTCAGCGCGGGTGAGCTGAAGCACGGGCCTCTTGCACTCATCGAGGAGAACGTCCCCGTCGTCGCGATAGCCCCGAGCGGGAAGACCCTCGACAAGACCATGAGCAACATCGAGGAGGCGAGGGCTAGGGGGGCCTTCGTGGTTTCCCTCGGCGACTCTGAGAAGCTCAGGAAGGTCTCCGATGTCTTCATCGAGATGCCGAAGCTGGACGAGCTGCTGAGTCCAATCCCGTACATAGTTCCCCTCCAGCTCCTCGCATATCATCTCGCGGTTTTGAGGGGCAACGACCCCGACAAGCCGAGAAACCTTGCCAAGTCCGTTACCGTTGAATGA
- a CDS encoding PCNA-inhibitor, producing MAMRLDDFIGAGKPRKNERKVKKKKRLRETSLDAFLPEEHVEYFRQLRIGSKRIRNSRVEEL from the coding sequence TTGGCTATGAGGCTCGACGACTTCATTGGGGCGGGAAAGCCAAGGAAGAACGAGAGGAAGGTCAAGAAAAAGAAGCGCCTCAGGGAGACGAGCTTGGACGCGTTCCTTCCGGAGGAGCACGTTGAGTACTTCAGGCAGCTCCGCATTGGCTCGAAGAGAATAAGGAACTCCAGAGTTGAGGAATTATAG
- a CDS encoding methyltransferase domain-containing protein, translating to MLEGVTEERVKEAIEMIKRGLDERKLRARFGKKWELIAEIARARIRAKDKFSRNDLWMDLEGLRYATHEVVARYRAERLREIGIRSIADVSCGIGIQLIFYAMKVERAYGIDIDPLKIEFAKRNAEEYGVKNIEFINADSLAPETVERVDAEVIFSDPARPPEMPERRLEDLLPSPLKVYEAYSKKTDAFIFDLPPQIRRERVPWKGEFEYIDLFGALNRLTFYTEPLAKAERSAVILPARVRLESNPNLENIVEWAEKPGEYLYEIPQSIDYADLINELFHILPVDAKMLLREKRRVLATGDGEIKSPYLKRTYRVVGVLPFHPLRINDFLRKEGFGRATLKVSVPQNEYWRLRKRIEAGLRGERRAFVFRAGEKAVIAEAL from the coding sequence AGGCCATCGAAATGATAAAGCGGGGCCTTGACGAGAGGAAGCTCCGCGCGAGGTTTGGAAAAAAGTGGGAGCTCATAGCGGAGATAGCGAGGGCGAGGATAAGGGCGAAGGACAAGTTCTCCAGGAACGACCTCTGGATGGACTTAGAAGGGCTCCGCTATGCGACCCACGAGGTTGTGGCCAGATACAGAGCAGAAAGGCTGAGGGAGATTGGAATCAGGAGCATTGCCGACGTCTCCTGTGGAATAGGAATACAGCTCATCTTCTATGCGATGAAGGTCGAGAGGGCCTATGGAATCGACATAGACCCTTTAAAAATTGAGTTCGCAAAGCGGAACGCCGAGGAATACGGCGTGAAAAACATCGAGTTCATAAACGCCGACTCCCTCGCGCCTGAGACCGTCGAAAGGGTCGATGCCGAGGTAATCTTCTCTGACCCAGCCCGTCCCCCCGAGATGCCGGAGAGAAGACTTGAAGACCTGCTCCCGAGCCCGTTGAAGGTTTACGAGGCGTACTCAAAGAAAACCGATGCCTTCATATTCGACCTGCCTCCCCAGATCAGGCGGGAGAGGGTTCCATGGAAGGGCGAGTTCGAGTACATAGACCTCTTCGGGGCCTTGAACAGGCTCACCTTCTACACAGAACCACTCGCAAAGGCCGAGAGGAGTGCGGTAATCCTTCCAGCGAGGGTCAGGCTTGAGAGCAATCCCAATCTGGAAAACATCGTCGAGTGGGCCGAGAAACCCGGCGAATACCTCTACGAGATACCTCAAAGCATAGACTACGCCGATTTGATAAACGAGCTCTTCCACATCCTTCCAGTGGATGCCAAAATGCTCCTGCGCGAGAAGAGGAGGGTTTTAGCGACCGGAGACGGGGAGATAAAAAGCCCTTACCTAAAGAGAACCTACCGCGTTGTTGGCGTTCTCCCCTTCCATCCCCTCAGGATAAACGACTTCCTGAGAAAGGAGGGCTTTGGGAGGGCAACCCTCAAGGTGAGCGTCCCCCAGAACGAGTACTGGAGGCTGAGGAAGAGGATTGAGGCCGGTCTCAGGGGCGAGAGGAGGGCCTTCGTCTTCAGGGCTGGAGAGAAAGCGGTAATAGCGGAGGCCCTATAA